One window of Candidatus Methylomirabilis sp. genomic DNA carries:
- the ftsH gene encoding ATP-dependent zinc metalloprotease FtsH, with protein sequence MNPFFKNLALWLVIGLIMVLVFNIFNQNQPQEKELIFSDFMAKVTKGEVAEVIVKGADIKGKLTSGEVFRTYTPDDKDMISELRQKGVRIIAKPVDGNPWYVNMLLSWLPMLLFIGVWIFFMRQMQGGGVKALSFGKSRARLLSDKQSKVTFADVAGADEAKEELREIIEFLKDPPRFQKLGGRIPKGVLLMGPPGTGKTLLARAIAGEANAPFFSISGSDFVEMFVGVGASRVRDLFEQGKKQAPCIIFVDEIDAVGRHRGAGLGGGHDEREQTLNQLLVEMDGFESNDGVILVAATNRPDVLDPALLRPGRFDRQVVVARPDIRGREGILRVHTKKIPLDADVDLTLLARGTPGFSGADLANLVNEAALLGARQNKKAVGMTDFENAKDKVMMGVERRSIVISEEERKVTAYHEAGHTLVAKVLPGTDPIHKVTIIPRGRALGMTQQLPIDEKHNYAKEYLLNEIAIMMGGRVAEELVFGQMTTGAGNDIERATDLARKMVCEWGMSERLGPLTFGKREEMIFLGREIAQHQDYSEQTAVEIDREVKQIVMTNYDKSKALIIERIGVLHALAKALLETEVLDGLQIDAIVNGAAATVPAPA encoded by the coding sequence TTGAACCCGTTTTTTAAGAATCTTGCCCTGTGGCTTGTTATCGGATTAATCATGGTGCTGGTCTTCAACATTTTCAATCAGAACCAGCCACAGGAGAAGGAGTTGATCTTCAGCGACTTCATGGCCAAGGTCACGAAGGGTGAGGTTGCGGAGGTCATCGTGAAGGGGGCGGATATTAAGGGGAAGCTTACCAGCGGCGAAGTCTTTCGGACCTATACCCCTGATGATAAGGATATGATTTCAGAGCTGCGGCAGAAGGGGGTTCGAATTATTGCAAAACCGGTTGACGGGAATCCCTGGTATGTCAATATGCTGCTGTCGTGGCTTCCGATGCTGCTGTTTATCGGGGTATGGATTTTCTTCATGCGACAGATGCAGGGCGGTGGCGTAAAGGCCCTCTCATTCGGGAAAAGTCGAGCGCGCCTGCTATCTGACAAGCAAAGCAAGGTGACTTTTGCCGATGTCGCGGGTGCGGATGAGGCAAAAGAGGAGCTTCGGGAGATTATTGAGTTCCTGAAGGACCCGCCGAGGTTTCAGAAACTCGGCGGGAGGATTCCCAAGGGTGTGTTGCTTATGGGTCCCCCTGGCACGGGTAAGACGCTGCTCGCGCGGGCGATCGCCGGTGAGGCCAATGCCCCCTTTTTCAGCATCTCCGGCTCGGACTTTGTGGAGATGTTCGTTGGTGTCGGCGCCTCGCGAGTGCGGGATCTGTTTGAACAGGGCAAAAAGCAGGCCCCTTGTATTATCTTCGTGGATGAGATCGACGCCGTAGGCAGGCATAGGGGCGCGGGTCTCGGTGGCGGTCACGACGAGCGGGAGCAGACCTTGAATCAGCTCCTGGTCGAGATGGATGGCTTCGAGTCAAACGACGGGGTGATCCTGGTCGCCGCGACCAACCGCCCGGATGTCCTGGATCCGGCGCTGCTTCGGCCCGGACGGTTTGATCGCCAGGTCGTAGTGGCAAGACCTGACATCAGGGGGCGCGAGGGGATCCTGCGCGTCCACACGAAAAAGATTCCTCTTGACGCCGACGTTGACCTCACGCTTCTGGCTAGGGGGACCCCCGGCTTTTCCGGGGCTGACCTGGCCAACCTCGTGAATGAGGCAGCCCTGTTGGGCGCCCGGCAAAATAAGAAAGCCGTGGGCATGACGGACTTCGAGAACGCCAAAGACAAAGTGATGATGGGCGTCGAGCGGAGGAGCATCGTCATCAGCGAGGAGGAGCGAAAGGTGACCGCCTATCATGAGGCCGGACACACCCTGGTGGCGAAGGTCCTCCCCGGAACCGACCCGATTCACAAAGTGACGATCATCCCGCGGGGCCGAGCGCTCGGTATGACCCAGCAGTTACCCATCGACGAGAAGCACAACTACGCGAAGGAGTATCTCCTCAACGAGATCGCCATCATGATGGGCGGACGCGTTGCGGAGGAGTTGGTCTTCGGTCAGATGACCACCGGAGCAGGGAACGACATCGAACGAGCCACCGATCTGGCCAGGAAGATGGTGTGCGAATGGGGCATGAGCGAGAGGCTGGGCCCTCTCACGTTCGGCAAGCGCGAAGAGATGATCTTTTTGGGTCGGGAGATCGCCCAGCATCAGGATTATAGCGAGCAGACGGCGGTGGAGATCGATCGAGAAGTCAAACAGATCGTCATGACGAACTACGACAAGTCCAAGGCGCTGATCATCGAGCGAATTGGTGTCCTGCACGCCTTGGCAAAGGCCCTGTTAGAAACCGAGGTGCTCGACGGCCTTCAGATCGATGCCATCGTGAACGGGGCTGCTGCCACGGTCCCGGCACCCGCCTAA
- the tilS gene encoding tRNA lysidine(34) synthetase TilS has translation MRDALLHRAQETIDRHRMLVAGEMVVLAVSGGVDSMVMLNLLLRLRIRYHISLHVAHLNHDLRGAESAEAADFVRRQCEAYQIPVTITTADGRALRERGVGSLQAAARDLRYRFLEQVANERGADSIAVGHHRDDQAETVLMNLLRGSGVRGLGGIPPVRGRIIRPLIDCSREEIERYARKERIPYVEDSSNRSLSYGRNRIRLELLPRLAKRYNPRIVHALANTARILEAEDTLLNAIVEQELGTVLLSRSREELVLSIPRMATLPTALRWRIIRRSAEYLRDSRAGLTFQQILLIDRLLLTEGAQGTIQASGGLRARRAGAGIVLSVGEGQVRGRISSFPLAVPGLTVIPDSPLILRSDLLEEWSRSEPPPDTWTALLDADCTGKELHVRGWEEGDRFVPLGMDGRKKLQDFFVDAKVPRNQRGNIPLVVSGGQIVWVVGFRVDERFKVTDSTRRILRLRAADTGGYTG, from the coding sequence ATGAGGGACGCGCTGCTTCATAGGGCTCAAGAGACAATCGATCGGCATCGGATGCTGGTAGCGGGAGAGATGGTTGTTCTCGCCGTATCGGGCGGTGTTGATTCGATGGTGATGCTTAACCTTCTGCTGCGTCTCCGAATCCGCTATCACATCTCTCTCCATGTCGCCCATCTGAACCACGATCTCCGAGGGGCGGAGTCGGCTGAGGCGGCCGACTTTGTGCGTCGCCAATGCGAGGCCTATCAGATTCCTGTGACCATTACGACGGCCGACGGGAGGGCGTTGCGGGAACGGGGGGTGGGCTCGCTTCAGGCCGCCGCCCGTGATCTCCGCTACCGATTCCTGGAACAGGTGGCGAACGAGCGAGGCGCCGACAGCATCGCCGTAGGCCATCACCGTGACGACCAGGCGGAGACTGTCTTGATGAATCTGCTCCGGGGATCAGGGGTCAGGGGGCTTGGAGGGATCCCGCCCGTGAGAGGCCGGATCATTCGCCCGTTGATCGACTGCTCACGGGAGGAGATCGAACGGTACGCGCGAAAGGAGAGGATCCCGTACGTCGAGGACTCCTCGAACCGGAGCCTCTCGTACGGCCGGAACCGGATTCGCCTGGAACTCCTACCGAGACTGGCGAAGCGGTATAACCCCCGCATCGTCCATGCTCTGGCGAATACAGCCAGAATCCTTGAGGCTGAGGACACACTACTGAACGCGATAGTCGAGCAAGAGCTGGGGACTGTCCTGCTCTCGCGATCGCGTGAGGAGTTGGTACTGTCTATTCCCCGCATGGCTACTCTTCCCACCGCTCTGAGATGGCGGATCATTCGGCGATCCGCCGAATACCTGCGAGATAGCCGAGCAGGCCTGACCTTTCAGCAGATACTCCTCATCGATCGACTCTTGCTGACGGAGGGCGCGCAGGGCACTATTCAGGCGTCAGGTGGGTTGCGCGCAAGAAGGGCAGGCGCCGGCATTGTTCTTTCGGTGGGGGAGGGTCAAGTAAGGGGCCGCATTTCATCTTTCCCGCTTGCTGTCCCAGGTCTCACGGTCATTCCGGACTCGCCGCTCATCTTGAGAAGCGACCTCCTTGAGGAGTGGTCCCGGAGCGAACCCCCGCCGGATACCTGGACCGCCCTCCTTGATGCTGATTGTACCGGAAAGGAGCTACACGTCAGAGGGTGGGAGGAGGGTGACCGGTTCGTTCCCCTCGGGATGGATGGCCGGAAAAAACTCCAGGACTTCTTCGTAGACGCAAAGGTGCCGCGCAATCAACGCGGGAACATCCCGTTGGTAGTTTCAGGTGGTCAGATCGTATGGGTCGTTGGCTTTCGAGTGGACGAACGGTTTAAGGTAACCGATTCGACGCGGCGTATTCTCCGGCTGCGTGCAGCCGATACAGGCGGATACACGGGATAA